The sequence TTCGAATGTATCCTTACATACACTTCCTTAAAAGGGTCaggaaaatttaaaaagaaaaagaaagaaagatgaaaaacagaaaccgcAAATTATGAAAAAGGTCGGGGACTAGAGAACATTCCAATTCCGGAAGCGGAGAATAGTAGACGTGATTTTGGACCTATGAATTTCGATTAGAAATATTAGGCCCGTTAGGACCATAAGAGCCCGCCAGGGTCCAGCTGGCCCAGCCTCCCTTTGCCCATTATTCGTGTATTTATTTATTCCCCACATGTATAATTTCAAGAGGGTAACTCAATAATTCTTTTGTGATACGAACTTCATGgcagattatttatttatcttaaaTAAACACATTGgggtaaattttgattatataaATTAACCATTTTattcttatattttttaaagaaaaaaaaaagagatgagTATCGGAAGTAGTTTATATTGTCAAAGTTTGAGACACTGAAAATTGTTTTCCCTTGTCCGTGTTATTAGGGTTGTTTGAATAGAAAAGGGGGAGAAATGTTGGTGAAGAGCTTGAAAGTCCAAAAAAGAGACTAACTCCATTTTCACGTTGGGAATTGGGATTCCCACTTTCATGTTAAAAATTGAGAGAATCGACAGCAATGAAGCTCTTACAAGATTGTCCGCTGATTGAggagtttgtttgtttttttttttttttcttaaatatttAAAGTGGAGAAAACTAGAATTCAATCAAGCCGTGTCACCAAAGTTTGCTCTAAACaatcttttctttgttttttttttttttttcctgaaaTTAAAGTGGAGAaagtttttaatataaaattgaagagaagtacgaaaattcataacaaatattatataaaactgTTGAAAGAAAATTTGATTTGACAACTGTGGTGTTCaagtattattaatttattattgtttaatgtGTTCCTTCGCACATTATGTATGTAtgcatattaaaaaaatttggtttcaaatttttttttttgtgaatttggaaaattatatgaaatttaaattttttaaacattgtttaaaataaatttttatggtATGAGATATATGATTgttaatttaaaaaatgaaaagataAATAAAGCTAAGAAAGTTATATTAGATATTATGCATATATCTAAGATGCAAATttactattaaaaaaaatgtttgatgatatttttttgttaaatatatatagtatattcgttatttgagaaaaaatatatatcttttatttataaaaaaaatagatcaTCATGTCAATGAGCtagcaaaaaaatataaatatataaaaggtTTGCAAATGTTAAAAAAACGATTATAGAAaaactttgttaaaaaaaaaagtaagacTTGAAAGATCTTCAATATTATCTAAACACAATCTCTAGTCcgagaatttttgtgaaagtAAACATTCAAGATACTACAAATAACTGAATAAGTAGGACTTGAAAGACGTTCAATGGATTCTAAAGAATATTGCTTCCAAGAAACTAAAAACTCACAAAGTTGCATCCAGTTTGTTTACTGAGACGCAACTTGCATTTTCCTGATTTTATTCCATTATTCTCCATTCTCCAACAATAATGTGAAAAGGGATCAATGCAATATCCCTAGTTACCAGAAGAAACCGAGAAGTTCTCCATCAATACATGTTAACTCGTCGGAAGACGATGTTTCCTGCTTCACTAAGCTTTAGGAATGACCAAGAGAAGACGTATTGCGAATTTGAGAGACACATAATGGCTAATGCTACTGATTAATAGCAAAGATATCAGAATATTATTACTGGTACGAGGTACATTAACAACATAGTAAGCCGAGAACTTTTCCATAGCTTAAAACATTACACATACAATATATTAATGCCAGGTCAGGCAACAATACATCAGCATCAGTCTCCATTCTAAGTACCTAAAGTCACTGTGTACTCTGGAATCTTTCAGTGAAATGCTTAGAAGAAAGCTCTACTGCCGTAGAACACCCGAGATCCAGAGTTCTTTGATGCCGGTGATTTCAGATCTGAACTCGAGTTCTCGGAGCTAGCAGGCCCGCTTTCAAAGTCTACCGGAAGCTTCATTTTGGCTAATGACTCGGTGAATTGCTGCATGCTCTTCATGTACATATCCACAATCTCCTGCTGATCCACCTTCTGCTCTGGTTCGATGTTCACAGTAACAACAGGTTTTACAAGTGCATCATCAGACACCTCAATTGATGCATTACTCTCAGACCTTAAATTGTTGAGATTTTTTTCCTTTGCATCATCTTTAGGAGGTAGAGGGTTTTCCTCATTCAAAGATTTTGAATCCTTGGGAGGGATGGAAGACTGAGAACTCACAGGAAGAGTTGCAGTTGAAGTTCCATTTGCTGACACACTGCTTGAAGGGGAATGAATCTTTGGAGCAGGCCTTAAACTTGGAGTGGCCACCGACAAACAATTCCCGTGCTCATGCTTGATCTCAACCTCCGATGTAACTTGATTTTCGCTGTCAGAACTGACCGCATTGTCTGAATTTTGAGAGTCCAACGTGGTACAGGGCATCGCAAAATACTCTTCAACCATCTTATCATTTTCGTTTGCGATCTTTGGATCAGGAAACTCAATCTTCTCCAGGTCACAAGGAATAGACTCGACAATCTCGGTGTCCTGCACAGTAGAATCATTCACCACAGACTTTGGTGGTGCAGAAATCGGAATAACTTCAGGTGGAGCTCCATCAAACGAGATAGATAACTGCACAAATCCTGCTGGCGAGTGGAATAGATCGGTCGAGGATAGAGAAAACTCCTTTTCCAGCTTGCCATTGTGCAAGAGAATGTCAGAAACTGGAACCAAAGCAAATCCGAGCAACTGATCTTCAAGATAATTCCTCACCCTGCTAAGCATCCATATCTCACACTTGAGGGAGGAATCAACTTTCCGAACATTGAGACGAAGATTCTCGTTGAATACTGGATTTCTCCCACCACCGTTAACGATTTTGGTGGAAACCGCATCTTCAGGATCATTAGTCAGACATAATTTAGCATAAACATCTTGCTTTTGGTAGATGCATATGTTGTGGATGTCCCTAGCTTCATGTATGTAGACCTTCAAAACACCCACAACTTCGTCTAAATTATCCATTGAGGCTTCCTTTCCTTGAAAATCGATCTCCTTTGGCGTGAATCTGGAGTTTTCTAAAGCAACATTAGCATTTTGTTTCTCAGGCTCGACATAAGCGTAAGAACCCTTGAACGGTGACACCACTGATTGAGGAGAATCCATTAGTATGATCCAAAACCTGCAAAGCAATTAACCAGCATAACTATGAATCAGAAGACACATATGTCAAGTGCAACCCCCACCATTCACCGGTTTTCTCCAAACAAAACAACCCCCCATTCTTTAAAtaagaaaacaagaaaaattTAACAAAACCACAAAATGTAATGTTTTCGAGATAGTTCAAGGCAGTAAACTAGTTAAACCCGAAAACCCAAATTTGATACCCAGCACCAAAATCAACTGTAAGATATGGATCCAAAGACAAGAAGACAGCCTCTAAGTAAGTGAGAAACAAAACCAGTGGGGAAAAGACGAAAAGTAGGGAATTCACTAAGGATTGGACCTGtctaatatatttataactaAGAACAGCAAAGTACAAGAACATTCAGTAGCAAAAGAACTTGCGAAAGATGGGCAAGAAAATAACAATTCACCAGATGTAACCAGCCTAAAATCCGAAACCCGGATCCAAATTAAGGAGTAGTTAAGCGAAATTCATGAAGTAAAACCAACGTTAAAGGAAAAACGAAAGACGTATTTTCCCCAATATCTTCAATACCCATGTTCCACTGAAAAGCCAAACACCAGAATCTCAAAAATAGACAAAACTCACCAGCAGTTCAGATCAAGATTTCACCACACACCAATAAAGTCACCAACTTTTTCTCATATATCAACATAACAGTAACAAAGAAAGACACACACCTCTCACGCAAGCATAAAAGCATACCAAAACATCATCTTGAAAGAACCCATGAAAAAACAAATCGAGAAAAAGCAAAAGACGAAATCAATCAAAGCAAAAAAAACGAATAATTTCAAAGAAGTAAACAAACAAAGAACTCCAAAAGCCAAGTCGACTTTCCACTGAACCTGATGCTAAAATCCAAACGATTACAGGCGATTCGAGGAAGCAAGGTGCTAGTTACAGTAGACAAAATGTAATCTTGGAGAAGATTATGAACTTTGGGGCATCGTGCGGTGACATATAAaagtaaaatgagattttttttgtaattcttttcataaaaattattattattattattattatcagcCTTTTTTGGCCTTTTTTTGTCAGCTTTACCGTGAATTTGCATTAGGGTCACGCGATAAAGAAAGGCAATCCAATCAGAAAGCGTTTGAGTGCGATGCACATTTGCAAATTGGGTTCAGGCACAATCGGAGCGTGGGAATCACGTGCTTCTCGATGTGTTTGAAAAGTTAAATTTCACCCTGTCATATATGGGTAATATCTTAATAATAGATATCATGTTCCATGATTTATCAtgtcaataatatataattaattacaccTATATGTAAAAACAATAACTGTTGGATGTATGATTTGGATATTATACATATGCTAATATCTCCTCTATCATTTGAAAACTCCAAAGTGCTATGCGACTCTATGTCGCCATTTTCAGCTATTATTCCTACATTTGCGGATTGCTTTCACACCTACTCATTTATTACTATTTTGTTTTGCTAATTATAGCTTCACTCCCCTCAttaatgaaatcaattattgactttaaaaaaaatgaaatcaattatatatgtatatgtattaatatttaaaaaataattttttttaattgatggAGCTTGTTTCATTATTTCCATCATTATAAAAAGATCTATTGAATTAACATAATAAATCTACTTAAATATTAGATGTAAAATATTCATGTTTATagcacaatttttttaaatatgaataaaataGGAACGAATTCAACTTTAATTTGACTACAATGATAAGCGTGTGAGAAATAATGCTTTACAGTGTTAATTTCCATCCGTTCAAAGCATTTAATAGCTTTGGTGACCACCAAATGTcgagactttttttttttttaaacagtcAAATGTCGAGACTTGGTATGGTATAGTTGAGAGACCTAAGTTATAGTCTtcaatgttttgattttttatagTGTCCATACAAATTGGCGATATAATATCTAGAAatgtgttttgacacttttGGCAAGTTAGTCCAGAACATTTGACAAAACGATTTTTATTTGATCGTGAATTTGAAATCCAACGTTATCGATTTCaaaaaattgtttaaagaatattatttttttaattatctaTTGTGTTTCACTTGGTTCTTGGAGTTGGTCTATCCATACCCTAAAACTATATAACGTGAGACATTCATATTTCAAAGAAAAGTTCACGTCAAATAATTCGAAACTTGATAACACGAAGAAATAGAAGCAAACATTCAAAATGTAACGTAGACTTTTTCacttaaataaacatgtagtctgcatattttctcaaataaatgtGACATTGAATTATTGATTCAATTTAAGACACAATATTTTATGCTCATATCTCCATTAAATGTCATCTCATCATGATATCTCAATATAAAATCTATGTTCTATTTTTTTTCTGACTATTATTATCATCATGATTTTCGGGCTCTAATATATGCATAATTATTAGTTCCACCAGTTCATAttcctttcttttttcttttttcttttttttttctttttctgatTTGAGTTGCGCTAACAACAATTATGCAACCTTTTTAGCATTCATAACCCTCTTAATTTGTACATCATCACGAATGAACTTGCCTACCAAAAAAAGTTGGCTATGATATTTGATGGTCTAAGCCTAGGGGTGAATTAAAGTGCACGcattacaatatatataaatccAATTCGCCAAAATTCAATACACAACTTAAAACACTCATtatacaaaattaaaattaaaattttttatgtagACTTTTTTCAGTTATTTAATAAATCcatatgaaaatataaatataaataaacctAAATATATGGCACGTgtagagatacaaaataatttttcccaaCTCTTAGAGCCATCCgcctaaattttatattaaatttgttAAGGATTATTTATGGCGTTAAATGGGTTTTATTGTTGACTTGAACAAATTTTAGGTTGCACATTTTTCTTCTTTAAAAATTTAACGATCTcgttaaaattcaaatttattttacacAATAGTTTGACTAGTCAATTTATTTGACAAAAATATCACCCCGATTTTGCCTTTTCCTCACTTTTTTTCAAGGGGGGCCTATTAAGATTTGACGAGTTGGGAAAAAAGACATTTTATTCCCACTTTTCATAAGTTATATTCCCTACATTTTTGAATTCTCACATCTCAATCAGACCTTTAACCTTTTGAAATGTaactaattttgaaatttttgagataACAAAATAATCGAAAACCTCTAACCGGAGTTTCGATTgttcaaataataatatttaaataaaattgacCCTCAAAAGAAACTTATGCATGCATGAGTCAGAGACACACTGACCCATACAAAATTTAAACCGCTAGATATATATGAGAAGACAGACTCGAAAGGAATAACATGACTCAACCCCTGATTATTACTCCCACAATATTTGTTGATGAAATGGTGTACCTCTCGATTTAAACTCTATTAATTTTACGAGCAGTCATGACATTTGGACTCTTGTTATTCTcgaatttcttttatttaagaAAATTGAGCGTGTGCAAAAATTATTTGTATTGTGTGAGAAAATAATACTTATTATGTGTTAATTATATTGTCCacgttttcttttttgtttgtcccaaatatatagtcatacaccatatttagtaatatttgtTTACACTTCTTTATTAATATATCCCTATTAACTataccttgaaaattgtgcaatcatttttaatacattaaatagggataaaataaaaagtttatataaaatttatttttccaataaattttttttaatttatgtgaaaattaaaaaaaaaacaacatataTGACATCATGATATTTGTTTTGACATTAATTTAATGACACTATTAAATGTCGTTGACTTTCTAGGACACCTATTTTGACTAATGTGGAAAAAGAAATCTAATAAATAACTGCTTGATTTTAAAGCAAGAAAATGATATTATTTTGCAAACGTGATTTATTGGCTACTGCATCATTTCATAAATTAATTTAGTGTGTGTTGAGAGATAACAATTGTGAATTCAATCAgcgtaaaaaaataataatttcattaTACGTGCATCATTTCATAAATTAATTTAGTGTGTGTTGAGAGATAACAATTGTGAATTCAATCattgtaaaaaaataataatttcattaTACGTGTGATATTATTGTCTTCGTTCCGGCAAAATTCAGGCAACTATACTCTGCCCAAATCGACCCATTgatttctatttttaaaaaaaaaataaaaaaaattgacccGTTAGTTTTGATGTGAAATGGCGTTAATGAAAATGCATTACAAGGAATACTTTCCAATTGGAAACTTCTGGTCGAGGAGAAAAATAGAtcaatcttttttaaaaaataaataaataaacacatcactaaaaattaaaattattattattattattattattattattattattattattattattattattatataaataaaatatacgtAAATATTTGACTATTTGGTACTCTTTGAATACGGCTGGTTGGCATTTATTAAGTGTTTATATTGGCCCATTGCCATTTTCACATCCACCAAATTGCTCTCACACGCACGATGTTTCTTCTTCCATAGGAGCCCATTATTGTTCTCCTTGTtgccaaaaactcaaataagAAATCATTAACGTTACCAATTTAGTTGGTTTGTTTATGGAAGAAAATTTCAATTCTAATCTTGTATGTGTCTATGTATGTgacattttgggggctatatttgCATCATCATCCcttgttaaaaattaaaaaaaaaatctatatctAAAATTAATAGTGTGTTAAACCATATGTTTTCAAAAACTTAACATTAAACCCCCATCAGATTGAATAAATGTGAGAGAATTTGTAGAACATAGAAGGTGAAATGtgctatattttaaaaaaaataaaaaatgcattAGCCTATCAATATCTCTTAAGGAGTTTTACAACTTTTAGAATTTTCGTAGGAAAGATTAATGCAATTAGCTCGATATTTTATTCATGTAAATCTCGTTAATGCAATTATAACCAACTATATTTTGACAATCGATTTACtccttctccttccgatcaaatCATGTGATTAAATTGCCAATGTCATCGTTAAGTTTTTTATGTGGTTGATAAATACCTCGCGACATATATGtttgttttaaaatatataaataaatataaaaattaacaaTGATACTATTAGTTTAATAACATGATTTAAAGAGAAGACCAAAATTTATAGTCGAAAATTAGTTATTGGACTATAAAAGATTCAACAAATATACACAACTTAAAATGTCACCACCAATGCATGCTAAAAATACCACCTTCAAAACATGACTAAGAATATCACAACGATTATATATGACTAAAATTTGGCATCGTACttttataaaatcacattttatattaatccaatttccaaaaaattattatttgttgtgaaaaagtaaaaatttatggtaaaaattaaaaactccaaaactcaaaatatatcaaactctacactttataatatttttctctcaactcaattgtatttttcatcacaaatgaagacctatttatagatccacatttgagattagtccaaaaataaatacatcatcatctacatcatcacacactaatttttcacattttacaactcaatattcaacattcaacattcaatattcaacataatattaataataataatatatttttcaacactcccccttgtgatgatgatcatgatatgatgactgtcttcattacgtgttttatactgcctcgttaaaaaccttactagaaaaaacccagtgggataaaaaccatagtaaggaaaaaagaatgcagccacgtaaactccccctcatgttaacatgagtgattcttcacatattccgcagaatgcgcatcccaatgttgtatatatgctttctgaatatcgtcgtgggaagtgcctttgtgaagagatctgatgagttctcacttgattgaatataacagatatcaatatctttatttttctcaagctcttgagtgtaggcaaagaactttgggggtatatgttttgttctgtcacttttgatgtatccttgttttatttgagcaatacatgcagcattgtcttcatacaacgtcacagacttcttgtctactgataattcacaagaagtttggatatgctgtgtcattgattttagccaaacacattcacggcttgcttcatgtagcgcaataatctcagcgtgatttgatgaaattgttacgagtgtttgttcctgtgaacgccaagaaattgcggtgcctccacgagtaaacacacatccggtttgggaacgtgccttatgtggatcagataaatatccagcatcggcATAAcaaatgatactttgattggtgtcttttgagtacaaaagtctcaaatctgtcgttcctcgtaaataacgaaatatatgtttaattccgttcaagtgcctctttgttggatatgaactaaattttgccaataaatttacagcaaaaaatatatcaggtctagtgcaatttgcaagatacataagggcaccaatgacacttagatatggtacttctggaccaagaataacttcatcatcttcacatgaacggaatggatccttttctatgtttaatgatcttacaaccattggagtacttaatggatttgatttatccatattaaaatgtttaaggatcttttctgtataatttgcctggtgaacaaaaattccacattctttttgttcgatttacaaacccagacaatacttagTTTTTCCAAGAttcttcatttcgaattcttccttcaagtacatcataacttcttgaatttctttattcgttccaatgatgtttaaatcatcaacatatacagcaataattacacatccagatgttgttttcttgatgaaaacacaagggcatattggatcatttacatatcccttttttatcaagtgctcacttagccgattatatcacattcggccggattgctttaacccatataatgatctttgcaattttacagaataaaattctctgggttttgaactttgtgcttcaggcatcttaaatccttcagagattttcatgtatatatcactatcaagtgatccgtataagtaagctgtaacaacatccatcagacacatttccaaattttcagacactgccaaactaatcaaatatcgaaacgtaattgcatccataacagaagaatacgtttcttcataatcaattccagacctttgagaaaaaccttgtgcaacaagtctagctttatatcttattatttcatttttctcattttgctttcgaataaaaactcatttgtatccaacaggtttttacaccttcaggtgtgaggactataggtccaaaaacattgcgtttatttagcgaatccaattcaacctggatggtatctttccattttgcccaatcatgacgagttttacattcaccaaaagattttggttcatgatcctcgttttcatttatgatgtcacatgccacattataagaaaatatctcatcaatatcttctatatctcttcggttccatattttttcagtattaatataattgataaagATTttacgattctcgtcagtttgtggttctgacagaacattttcatcatcaagTGTTTTTTCTGCAAcaacattttctattttatgatcatcgtgtttctctatgccttttcttttccgaggatttttatccttggaaccgattgGCCTTCCATGCTTCGAGCATTTTATGACATCACGAGTGTCTTCAATttatttctttggaatttcaattcgagcaggggcatttacagcatgtatatatgattttgttaccctttttgtgtctgcaaatgcatctggcatttgatttgcaattctttgcaagtgcacaatttgctgcacatctttctcacattgtttggtccttggatccaaatgtaacaatgatggtacataccatgtgatttctttttcgatgtgtttcttttctccccctaacattggaaatatttcttcattaaaatgacaatcagcaaaacgtgttgtaaacacatcgcctttctgaggctcaagatatcgaattattgatgggctatcataaccgatataaataccgatttttctttgaggacccattttttatcgttgaggtggtgcaataggcacatacaccatacatccaaaaattctcagatgagaaatatttggttctttactaaatgcaagctgcaatggggaaaatttatgatatgcacttggtttgatacgaattaatgccgcagcatgtaaaattgcatgtccccatatagaaatagggagttttgttctcataatcattggtctagcaatcagttgtaggggtggaatcgggtcgggacccgtcccgtaaccccCTTACCCGATTCCCATCCCGATAGGAATTGggatttttttttctcccgatcccacatCCGAGATgtgtcgggacccgaatgttcgggatcccgtcggatcgggagagggtaatcccgaataatattttttttaaaaaaaaaatctatgaaaatatttttttgaaaaaaatttatgaaaaaaatcaaacaatttcttaatacattacaaataaattaaaatttctttatatataaccattaaaaaactaaaacatttttttagtacattacaaataaactaaaacaactacttgattaataaaaaaacatataattattcataataataaaaaaaacaaaataaaaagttataactcaatgttaatattaaaaaagataaatataaaaaaattatatgatatataattataaaacattaatattaaaacataaaattaaaaaaaaatcatttttttaattaaaaaatattattaaaaaatattatttttatattcgggtcgggtcgggaatcccgtcgggaAGGGTTTCctatcccgatcccgatcccGATCCCGACATTGATCGAGTCGGGAAAAATTCCGAACACTCGGGTCGGGAAAAGTTCGGGACGGGAAAAATTTGGGACGGGAACGGGTTGGGAATCGGGACGGGTCggaatttttgtaaaatttgcCACCCctaatcagttgtagacgtttaatcaatgattcagctaatccattctgtgtatgaacatgagcaacaagatgttcaacagtaattcccattgacatacaatagtcattgaaagtttgggaagtaaattctccagcattatcaagtcttattttcttgattgtataatcgggaaattgattccgcaattttattatttgagccattagttttgcaaatgccacattccgagttgacaataagcatacatgtgaccatctgctggagacatcgatcaataccataaaatatcgaaatggtccacatggtggattaATTGGCcaacaaatatcaccctgaatacattcaagaaatatgggtgattctgtttggattttagctggcgatggtcttataataagttttccaagagaacatgatttacattgaaacttattattctgaaagatctgcTGGTCTTTCAATgaatgaccatgcgtattttcaataatttttcgcatcattattgaaccaggatgtcccaatcgatcatgccaattgattaatattgaagaactattaaccaccatatttgattcgattgaccttatatgtgtataatataATCCaatagggagcattgataatttttcaaccacatatttctttcctgatttatatgtggtaagacacatatatttctgatttccatcagttatcgtctcagtatcatacccatgagaatatatgtcattaaaactcaacaaatttctttttgatcctggtgaatataaaacatcatttataaaaaaatttgtacccttaggtaacaaaaaatgtgtttttccacaaccttcaatcaagtctacatgacctgatattgtattcaccattgtttttgttggttttaattccaagaaatatcttttatctcaGGAAatggtgtgcgttgtaccactatcgggtatgcaaacttccatggGTTTatctttgctcatagcattttccatacttcaaaaaaatgcaataaaaaaaatcaaggacaatatatatatatatgcaaaatatagcatgtttcataagaatgcatgaaaaatatagcatgttacatttcagtcccaccaatatattaatcaatgttctcgaaatcatttgaaaaaatcgacagcattgaaataagttgaaccacttaaatggttactgttttcaacaaaattggtctctttttctttcccatTTATCGATACTTTAAAGAGCTTACATAAATGCTCAGGGGTACGTGACCAATGTCTTGGAGTGCCACATTTATAACAAGCACTTtcatatctttttgagtgatttttattttcactcatattttcatgctgcaTTTTTGG comes from Henckelia pumila isolate YLH828 chromosome 4, ASM3356847v2, whole genome shotgun sequence and encodes:
- the LOC140863961 gene encoding uncharacterized protein isoform X1, which produces MLLCLRERFWIILMDSPQSVVSPFKGSYAYVEPEKQNANVALENSRFTPKEIDFQGKEASMDNLDEVVGVLKVYIHEARDIHNICIYQKQDVYAKLCLTNDPEDAVSTKIVNGGGRNPVFNENLRLNVRKVDSSLKCEIWMLSRVRNYLEDQLLGFALVPVSDILLHNGKLEKEFSLSSTDLFHSPAGFVQLSISFDGAPPEVIPISAPPKSVVNDSTVQDTEIVESIPCDLEKIEFPDPKIANENDKMVEEYFAMPCTTLDSQNSDNAVSSDSENQVTSEVEIKHEHGNCLSVATPSLRPAPKIHSPSSSVSANGTSTATLPVSSQSSIPPKDSKSLNEENPLPPKDDAKEKNLNNLRSESNASIEVSDDALVKPVVTVNIEPEQKVDQQEIVDMYMKSMQQFTESLAKMKLPVDFESGPASSENSSSDLKSPASKNSGSRVFYGSRAFF
- the LOC140863961 gene encoding uncharacterized protein isoform X2; the protein is MDSPQSVVSPFKGSYAYVEPEKQNANVALENSRFTPKEIDFQGKEASMDNLDEVVGVLKVYIHEARDIHNICIYQKQDVYAKLCLTNDPEDAVSTKIVNGGGRNPVFNENLRLNVRKVDSSLKCEIWMLSRVRNYLEDQLLGFALVPVSDILLHNGKLEKEFSLSSTDLFHSPAGFVQLSISFDGAPPEVIPISAPPKSVVNDSTVQDTEIVESIPCDLEKIEFPDPKIANENDKMVEEYFAMPCTTLDSQNSDNAVSSDSENQVTSEVEIKHEHGNCLSVATPSLRPAPKIHSPSSSVSANGTSTATLPVSSQSSIPPKDSKSLNEENPLPPKDDAKEKNLNNLRSESNASIEVSDDALVKPVVTVNIEPEQKVDQQEIVDMYMKSMQQFTESLAKMKLPVDFESGPASSENSSSDLKSPASKNSGSRVFYGSRAFF